In the genome of Microcoleus vaginatus PCC 9802, the window GCGTCCAACTTTCGATTCAACTCAGCTAACCCGTCGGGCGGAAGAGTTGATTAACGGTGCATCCAACCGCTATCGGATTACGGTGCAGGTGGCGAACCGCGCAAAACGCCGTCGCTATGAAGATTTTGATAATATGGACGACCATCAAATGAAACCTGTAATGCGGGCGATATTTGAGATGTCGGACGAACTGACTCAGCCGGAAATTATCGGAGACATCTAGACTTCGGGAGTTTTGGGTTTTGAGTGGTGAATTGCGAGCAATTTTTTTAAACTCCACACTCAAAACTTTCTCAAACTAGACTAGCGGGCAAGGGCGAGAAACCCGGTTTCTTCTTAGCTGTCTCGTTGACAAACTTCTGATTTTCCTAAACCGGGTTTCTTTTCCTAAGTCCTAAAATTAGAAACTAGGACATCTGCTTGGGGGTAAGTTTATGAAATTATTCTATTTTTGAAATTATTGTCAAAACCGTGAATAGATTAAAGCAGGGCTTAAGTTTTCTGTTCGTTACTTTGACTGTGGCGATTTTCACGCTTTTGAGTTGGGTATTGGAATCCGGGGAACTGAGTATGTCGGCTTTGGAACCTTCGCTGCTGCGGAGTTCAGAGTCGGCCTCAGTGCAGCGGGTGGCTCAACAATCTGCGTCACCCCAAGTGAGGGTGCAAGATGCGTGGAAATTGGTGTACGAAAAATTACCGGATTTCCCGATCGAAAATAACTACATTTCTCAAGAAACGGGAAAAGTCGATCCTACCAATACTTTAGTCGGGCGGTTGATTCGATATCACGTATTTGTCAAAGGACGGCCGCCCAATTACCGCTTTGATTGGAAGTTGAGTTTAGCTGACTATTTGGGGGCGACTCCCGATTATTTGGTAGAAAGCGTGTATCCGGGAAAAGACGTTTTGCGCTCAAATCCAATGGAACAGGATCGCGCTGCTATTCAGAGGTTAAATAGAGCACAGCGCGATGCTTTGGTTCAAGCTTTGGTGGATGTTTTTACGGAGAATTCCGGGGGTGGGCGCACACCGGCGGGGGAAAAACCACAAGGGCGATCGAATTCGCCGGAGATACCGCAGCCGCAGCCGGGAGATGCGAAGTTGCTGGCACCTTAATACTCATGGATACAGAAACCGAGTTTTATTACGGAAATATTGCTGTTGAGCCTTTAACACAGGTAAAAAACCCGTTTTCTTTCGTATTTATGGGTAAGCCCCACTAATCTAAAATCCAAAATCTAAAATCTAAAATCTAAAATCCCTTAATGGTGGAACGTGTAATTAAAACGGGTGTTGGGTGGCGTTTGGGATGGAACCCGGAGGCGGAGGAGTTTAAGGGTTTGGTGGCGGGCGACGGTTGGGCGATCGAACTCACAGAGGCTGAGTTAAACGATTTTTGCCGATTGTTGGGGCAATTAGCAGGCACAATGAGTCAAATGGCCTCTGAGTTAATGGACGAGGAAAAAATCGCCATTGAAGCCGAAAGCGACTTGCTGTGGGTGCAGGTCGAAGGCTATCCCGAAGCTTACAGCCTGCAATTGAT includes:
- a CDS encoding DUF1818 family protein, whose amino-acid sequence is MVERVIKTGVGWRLGWNPEAEEFKGLVAGDGWAIELTEAELNDFCRLLGQLAGTMSQMASELMDEEKIAIEAESDLLWVQVEGYPEAYSLQLILNAGRRCEGFWPTAAVPTLVQAAKVLKVF
- a CDS encoding DNA-directed RNA polymerase subunit omega, whose amino-acid sequence is MAKRPTFDSTQLTRRAEELINGASNRYRITVQVANRAKRRRYEDFDNMDDHQMKPVMRAIFEMSDELTQPEIIGDI